One window of the Pirellulales bacterium genome contains the following:
- a CDS encoding citrate synthase yields the protein MSSVANQNAAPSKTAKLLLGDVEVDVPIVEGTEQEKAIDISHLRAESGFITLDEGYVNTGATTSAITFLNGEKGVLRYRGYPIEVLAKECRFLETSYLLIYGELPNAEQLETFRNNLRRHTMLHEDMKSFYNGFPRDAHPMAILSSVVGALSTFYQDSLDPRDPAQVEISVYRLMAKLPTIAAFSYKKSIGQPFVYPMNDLGYCENFLRMMFAVPSEPYQLDPDFVEALNLLLIVHADHEQNCSTSTVRMVGSSNANLFASISAGICALWGPLHGGANQACIEMLEQIRAGGGDVARYVEMAKDKNSGFRLMGFGHRVYKNYDPRATIIKSVCDRLLAKTKIQGSIFEIARHLETAALSDPYFIERKLYPNVDFYSGIIYRAMGIPVQMFTVLFAIGRLPGWIAHWMEMHASPGKKICRPRQIYTGPTKREFVPLEKR from the coding sequence ATGAGTTCGGTCGCCAATCAAAACGCCGCCCCCTCGAAGACGGCGAAACTGCTCCTGGGTGACGTCGAAGTCGACGTTCCCATCGTGGAAGGGACGGAGCAGGAAAAAGCGATCGACATCAGCCATCTGCGCGCCGAAAGCGGATTCATCACGCTGGACGAGGGATACGTCAACACCGGAGCCACGACCAGCGCCATCACTTTCTTGAACGGCGAAAAAGGGGTGCTGCGTTATCGCGGCTACCCCATCGAGGTGCTCGCCAAGGAATGCCGGTTTCTCGAAACCAGTTACCTGCTGATCTACGGCGAATTGCCGAACGCCGAGCAGCTCGAGACGTTTCGCAATAACCTGCGGCGGCACACGATGCTGCACGAGGATATGAAGTCGTTCTACAACGGCTTCCCGCGCGACGCGCACCCGATGGCGATCCTCAGCTCGGTGGTGGGGGCGCTGTCGACGTTCTACCAGGACTCGCTCGATCCGCGCGACCCAGCCCAGGTGGAGATTTCGGTTTACCGGCTGATGGCGAAGCTGCCGACGATCGCCGCCTTCAGCTACAAGAAATCGATCGGGCAGCCGTTTGTCTATCCGATGAACGATCTGGGGTACTGCGAGAACTTTCTGCGGATGATGTTCGCGGTGCCCAGCGAGCCGTACCAGCTCGACCCCGATTTCGTCGAGGCCTTGAACCTGCTGTTGATCGTGCATGCCGATCACGAACAGAACTGCAGCACGTCCACGGTGCGCATGGTGGGCTCGAGCAATGCCAATCTGTTCGCGTCGATCTCGGCCGGCATCTGCGCGTTGTGGGGACCGTTGCACGGCGGTGCGAATCAGGCGTGCATCGAAATGCTCGAGCAAATCCGCGCCGGCGGCGGCGACGTGGCCCGCTACGTGGAAATGGCCAAGGACAAGAACAGCGGCTTCCGGCTGATGGGCTTCGGCCATCGGGTGTACAAGAATTACGACCCGCGGGCCACGATCATCAAGAGCGTGTGCGACCGGCTGCTGGCGAAAACAAAGATCCAGGGCTCGATCTTTGAAATCGCCCGGCACTTGGAAACGGCCGCGCTGTCGGACCCGTATTTCATCGAGCGCAAGCTATACCCGAACGTCGATTTCTATTCCGGCATCATCTACCGTGCGATGGGCATTCCGGTGCAGATGTTCACGGTGCTATTTGCGATCGGGCGCTTGCCTGGCTGGATCGCGCACTGGATGGAAATGCACGCCTCGCCGGGTAAGAAGATCTGCCGGCCGCGGCAAATCTACACCGGCCCGACCAAACGCGAGTTCGTGCCGCTGGAAAAGCGGTAA
- a CDS encoding WD40 repeat domain-containing protein, whose product MVRVDRLALRISLVALLLAGHARFAPAAEMQSARVMPMRASAGAAGPPVLSAVSLSPDGQAFATGGDDHVVRIWNLEDGALVRELRGHSDWVRTVAYNPQGQIIASAGDDHHVLYWDAATGKLRQTLPGPSQVIYCLSFSADGKVLAAAGFDDKVRLYNGFSGAAIRELVGPCADIRATAFSPDGKLFAAAGRDGRVRVWNYQSGAVVRDIVAHRQRVHALGFSLDGSQLASGGDDRFLRLWNPETGAELLSIPSRPGKIHALEYLTPDKLVTGASDNTIRIWDLKSGKEESRLLGHTGSVTSLDYRAETGILISAGFDTSVRLWTPLATDGKVVEENRTRTTR is encoded by the coding sequence GTGGTTCGCGTTGATCGATTGGCTCTACGAATTTCGCTCGTGGCGCTTTTGCTCGCCGGCCATGCACGGTTCGCGCCGGCGGCCGAGATGCAGTCGGCGCGGGTCATGCCCATGCGCGCCTCGGCCGGCGCCGCTGGCCCGCCCGTGCTTTCGGCGGTGAGCCTCAGTCCCGATGGCCAGGCGTTCGCCACCGGCGGTGACGATCACGTCGTGCGGATCTGGAATCTCGAAGACGGCGCGCTCGTGCGCGAGCTGCGTGGTCACTCGGACTGGGTGCGCACGGTCGCTTACAATCCGCAGGGGCAAATCATCGCCTCGGCCGGCGACGACCATCACGTTCTCTACTGGGACGCCGCGACCGGCAAGCTACGGCAGACCTTGCCCGGCCCGTCGCAGGTGATTTATTGCCTCTCCTTCAGCGCTGACGGCAAGGTGCTGGCCGCGGCCGGCTTCGACGACAAAGTCCGTCTTTACAACGGATTCTCTGGCGCCGCGATCCGTGAACTGGTAGGCCCATGCGCCGACATTCGCGCGACGGCGTTCTCGCCCGACGGCAAACTGTTCGCCGCCGCCGGGCGCGACGGCCGTGTGCGCGTCTGGAATTATCAAAGCGGAGCCGTCGTGCGCGACATCGTCGCTCATCGCCAGCGCGTCCATGCGCTGGGCTTCTCCCTGGACGGCAGTCAACTGGCCTCGGGCGGAGACGACCGCTTTCTGCGGCTGTGGAACCCCGAAACTGGCGCCGAGTTGCTGTCGATCCCCAGCCGGCCGGGAAAAATCCACGCCCTGGAGTATCTGACGCCCGACAAGCTGGTCACCGGTGCCAGCGACAATACGATTCGCATCTGGGATCTGAAGTCGGGCAAGGAAGAGTCCCGCTTATTGGGGCATACGGGCAGCGTTACCTCTCTCGACTATCGAGCCGAGACAGGCATTCTCATCTCGGCAGGATTCGACACTTCCGTGCGTCTGTGGACCCCGCTCGCCACGGACGGAAAGGTCGTCGAAGAAAACCGCACACGGACGACGCGGTAG
- a CDS encoding class IV adenylate cyclase, whose translation MDALQASAVRRNVELKARLRDPGGARRLAVELSGGPPQVLRQTDTYYRCPRGRLKLRQFAGGSAELIAYSRANEHAPRLSRYHLVPVTDAGQLHQALSAALGVLIVVKKVRELSLYKNVRIHIDEVDRLGAFVEFEAVLESQAHDAEGEPLVRELSARFGLESGDLIAESYSDMLLRAGENTSD comes from the coding sequence ATGGATGCTCTGCAGGCGTCGGCGGTACGCCGCAACGTCGAATTGAAAGCCCGGCTGCGCGATCCTGGCGGCGCGCGGCGACTGGCGGTCGAGCTCTCGGGCGGCCCACCGCAAGTTTTGCGGCAAACCGACACGTATTACCGCTGCCCGCGCGGTCGGCTGAAGTTGCGGCAGTTCGCGGGCGGCTCGGCGGAGTTGATCGCTTATAGCCGGGCCAACGAACACGCGCCGCGCCTTAGCCGGTATCATCTCGTGCCTGTAACGGATGCCGGGCAGCTTCACCAAGCGCTGTCGGCAGCGCTGGGCGTGCTGATCGTTGTGAAGAAAGTGCGCGAGTTGTCGCTCTACAAGAACGTGCGCATCCACATCGACGAAGTAGATCGGCTGGGCGCTTTTGTGGAATTCGAAGCGGTGTTGGAATCCCAGGCACACGACGCCGAAGGCGAGCCGCTCGTGCGCGAACTTTCGGCACGGTTCGGTCTCGAATCGGGTGACCTCATCGCGGAATCTTATAGCGACATGCTGCTTCGCGCCGGCGAGAACACGAGCGATTAG
- a CDS encoding SdrD B-like domain-containing protein, giving the protein MGFFSNVFRFARRRSTAELTASLRSRGNTLYHRCRIEEMEERRLMAADVNLGVVYYDPASGEDNIPNTFQVQFDGGAAGTQLTHLVINTDKAGDGLTNGDPFFNTAAGGPGVYGFHPFQVVSSDGITITSVTVQNGGQTLDLTFSGFTTGKTLVFTIDVDEMGLTPPASAVVEGAEFAGSHVTATFEAPHYYDLTSSDTFVDAYDPKFAGSGLTLPSDNYDPPNPTPSSVLTAGALASGPQIVLPSSLSGVVYEDHNLDNIQEAGDPGIPDVSLTLFQWNGEEYVSTGLTTTTDANGAYKFDNLQPGQYQVRETQPSGYFSVGASAGTLNGVTDGTVTDPNTISSVVLQGGDNSIQNDFSEALPGKISGFVYYDPNNNGQKETGEPGIPNTTVQLFDSNLNLVATTTTDANGFYQFNNLMYGNYTVEETQPAGYLEGKNTVGSVGGTLAPPDGITNITITDGTNAQNYNFGELLPASISGMVHVDMNGDCIYEPGEPLLAGVTIQLLDSNNQVIATTTTDQNGQYKFSGLAPFASYTVHEVQPAGYFEFGDTVGTAGGTLQGLDTIVGATPGSGQDATDYNFCVQAPASIAGMVHVDLNGDCVYQPGEPLLAGVTIQLLDSNNQVVGTTVTDQNGEYKFSGLKPGVYSVHEVQPAGYFEFGDSVGSAGGQLQGLDTIVNATLGSGTNATDYDFCVEAPASISGMIHVDLNGDCVYEPGEPLLAGVTVQLLNAQNQVVGTTTTDENGMYKFSGLKPGTYTVHEVQPNGYFEFGDSVGSAGGTLQGLDTIANVTLGSAVNATDYDFCVQAPASISGMIHVDLNGDCVYEPGEPLLAGVTVQLLNAQNQVVGTTTTDENGMYKFSGLKPGTYTVHEVQPNGYFEFGDTVGSVGGTLEGIDTIGNVTLGSGVDATDYDFCVQPPATIAGMVHVDLNGDCVYEPGEPLLAGVTIQLLNSDNQVVATTVTDQNGQYKFTGLRAGTYTVHEVAPPGYFEFGDNVGSAGGVLIGIDTIGSINLGAGVNATDYDFCVQGPASISGMVHVDLNGDCVWEPGEPLLAGVTIQLFDSNNQLVGTTVTDQNGQYKFSGLHPGTYTVHEVQPQGFTEFGDSVGSAGGTLAGVDTITNIPLGSNVNATDYDFCEQAKLGIITNSQFQIPSLQPMANPPTPIIIIPVIQSFPITQPLSLYYGGGYAYGNTWHLSVIDAGEPRGTNATAPQVSMISMRSDPFSMEGDDVHNSEWVLGDGEKGEEGVKRFVRFGMRNGIPVTGDFNGDGITDVGFFYGGEWFIDLDDNGQWDQGDLWAKLGHEGDLPVTGDWDGDGKTDIGIFGRAWPGDPSAIRHEPGLPAPENTKLGPKKNVPPRTDEAALGFRTLKHTAKGDYRADVIDHVFHYGTAGDIPVTGDWHGTGVHTIGLFYKGRWLLDSNGDGKWTDTDHDFRYGIEGDQPIVGDFNGDGIDELGVYRAGTWYVDTNNDRVLDARDKLFELGAPGDVAVVGDWNGDGIDEPGVYHQSVGTAAAPAPAAPAATTTK; this is encoded by the coding sequence GTGGGCTTTTTCAGCAATGTCTTTCGCTTTGCCCGCCGCCGTTCCACCGCCGAATTGACGGCCTCGCTGCGCTCGCGCGGCAACACCTTGTACCATCGCTGCCGCATCGAAGAGATGGAAGAGCGCCGCCTGATGGCCGCCGACGTCAACCTGGGCGTCGTCTATTACGACCCAGCTAGCGGCGAAGACAACATCCCCAACACCTTCCAGGTCCAGTTCGATGGCGGCGCCGCCGGCACGCAGCTCACGCACCTGGTGATCAATACCGACAAGGCCGGCGACGGACTCACCAACGGTGACCCGTTCTTCAACACCGCCGCCGGTGGGCCGGGCGTATATGGCTTTCACCCGTTCCAGGTCGTCTCGAGCGACGGCATCACGATCACCAGCGTCACCGTACAGAATGGGGGCCAGACGCTCGATCTCACCTTCTCGGGCTTTACTACAGGCAAGACGTTGGTCTTCACGATCGACGTCGATGAAATGGGGCTCACGCCGCCGGCCAGCGCCGTCGTCGAAGGCGCCGAATTCGCCGGCTCACACGTGACGGCCACCTTCGAAGCGCCGCACTACTACGATTTGACCAGCAGCGACACGTTCGTCGACGCCTACGATCCGAAGTTTGCCGGCAGTGGCCTGACCCTGCCCTCGGACAATTACGATCCGCCGAATCCCACGCCTTCGTCAGTGCTCACGGCCGGGGCCTTGGCCAGCGGCCCGCAGATCGTGCTGCCCAGCAGCTTAAGCGGCGTTGTCTACGAGGATCACAACCTCGACAACATTCAGGAGGCCGGCGACCCCGGCATCCCCGACGTTTCGCTGACGCTGTTTCAATGGAATGGCGAGGAATACGTCAGCACCGGCCTGACGACCACGACCGACGCCAACGGCGCGTACAAGTTCGACAACTTGCAGCCCGGCCAGTACCAGGTGCGCGAAACGCAGCCGAGCGGGTACTTTAGCGTCGGCGCGTCGGCCGGCACGCTCAACGGCGTCACCGACGGCACTGTGACCGATCCCAATACGATCAGCAGCGTCGTCCTGCAGGGTGGCGACAACAGCATTCAGAACGATTTCTCCGAGGCGCTGCCCGGCAAGATCAGCGGCTTTGTCTACTACGACCCGAACAACAACGGCCAGAAGGAAACCGGCGAGCCGGGCATTCCCAACACGACCGTGCAGTTGTTCGATTCGAATCTCAACCTCGTCGCCACGACCACGACCGATGCCAACGGCTTCTATCAGTTCAACAATCTGATGTATGGCAACTATACCGTCGAGGAGACGCAGCCGGCCGGATACCTCGAAGGCAAAAACACCGTCGGCTCGGTCGGCGGAACGCTGGCCCCGCCTGACGGTATCACGAACATCACGATCACCGATGGCACCAACGCCCAGAACTACAACTTCGGCGAACTGCTGCCGGCCTCGATCTCGGGCATGGTACACGTCGACATGAATGGCGACTGCATCTACGAGCCGGGCGAGCCGCTGTTGGCCGGCGTCACGATCCAGTTGCTCGATTCGAACAACCAGGTCATCGCCACCACGACCACCGACCAGAACGGTCAATACAAGTTCTCCGGATTGGCGCCGTTCGCTTCGTACACGGTGCACGAAGTGCAGCCGGCCGGCTACTTTGAATTCGGCGACACCGTCGGCACCGCCGGCGGCACGCTGCAAGGTCTGGATACGATCGTCGGAGCCACGCCCGGCTCGGGGCAGGACGCCACGGATTACAATTTCTGCGTGCAAGCTCCGGCTAGCATCGCCGGCATGGTACACGTCGATCTCAATGGCGATTGCGTCTACCAGCCGGGCGAGCCGCTACTGGCCGGCGTCACGATTCAACTGCTCGATTCGAACAACCAGGTCGTGGGCACGACGGTCACCGATCAGAACGGCGAGTACAAATTTTCGGGCCTCAAGCCGGGCGTCTATTCAGTGCATGAAGTGCAGCCGGCGGGTTACTTCGAATTCGGCGATTCGGTCGGTTCGGCCGGCGGTCAATTGCAAGGCCTGGACACGATCGTCAACGCCACGCTGGGCTCGGGCACCAACGCCACGGATTACGACTTCTGCGTCGAAGCGCCGGCCAGCATCTCGGGCATGATCCACGTCGATCTGAACGGCGACTGCGTGTACGAGCCGGGCGAACCGTTGTTGGCCGGCGTGACCGTGCAACTGCTCAACGCCCAGAACCAGGTCGTCGGCACCACGACCACCGATGAAAATGGTATGTACAAGTTCTCGGGTCTGAAGCCGGGGACGTATACCGTTCACGAAGTTCAGCCCAACGGTTACTTCGAGTTCGGCGATAGCGTCGGTTCAGCCGGCGGCACGCTGCAAGGGCTAGACACCATTGCCAACGTCACGCTCGGTTCGGCCGTGAATGCTACGGATTACGATTTCTGCGTGCAGGCGCCGGCCAGCATCTCGGGCATGATCCACGTCGATCTCAACGGCGACTGCGTGTACGAGCCGGGCGAGCCGCTGTTGGCCGGCGTCACCGTGCAACTGCTCAACGCCCAGAACCAGGTCGTCGGTACGACGACGACCGACGAGAACGGCATGTACAAGTTCTCAGGTCTCAAGCCGGGAACGTATACCGTGCATGAAGTTCAGCCCAACGGCTACTTCGAGTTCGGCGATACCGTCGGCAGTGTGGGCGGCACGCTGGAAGGGATCGACACGATCGGCAACGTCACGCTCGGCTCCGGCGTCGACGCGACGGATTACGATTTCTGCGTGCAGCCGCCCGCCACAATCGCCGGCATGGTACACGTCGATCTCAACGGCGACTGCGTGTACGAGCCGGGCGAGCCGCTGTTGGCGGGCGTCACGATTCAATTGCTCAATTCAGACAACCAGGTCGTGGCCACCACGGTGACCGATCAGAACGGTCAGTACAAGTTCACGGGCCTCCGCGCCGGAACGTACACCGTACACGAGGTGGCGCCGCCCGGGTACTTCGAATTCGGCGACAACGTCGGCAGTGCCGGGGGCGTATTGATCGGCATCGACACCATCGGCAGCATCAATCTGGGTGCGGGTGTGAATGCCACCGACTACGACTTCTGCGTGCAGGGCCCCGCGAGCATCTCGGGCATGGTACACGTCGATCTCAACGGCGACTGCGTGTGGGAGCCGGGCGAGCCACTGTTGGCCGGTGTCACGATTCAATTGTTCGACTCGAACAACCAGCTCGTCGGCACGACCGTGACCGATCAGAACGGCCAGTACAAGTTCTCGGGCCTGCATCCTGGCACGTACACGGTGCATGAAGTGCAGCCGCAGGGCTTCACCGAGTTCGGCGACAGCGTAGGGAGCGCCGGCGGCACCTTGGCGGGCGTGGACACGATCACGAACATCCCGCTCGGCTCGAATGTCAACGCCACGGACTACGACTTCTGCGAACAAGCGAAGCTCGGCATCATCACGAATTCGCAGTTCCAGATTCCCAGCTTGCAGCCGATGGCCAATCCGCCCACGCCGATCATTATCATCCCCGTGATCCAATCGTTCCCGATCACGCAGCCGTTGAGCCTGTACTACGGCGGTGGCTATGCGTACGGGAACACATGGCACTTGAGTGTCATTGATGCCGGCGAGCCGCGCGGCACGAACGCCACCGCCCCGCAAGTCTCGATGATCAGCATGCGGAGCGATCCGTTCTCCATGGAAGGGGACGACGTTCACAACTCGGAATGGGTGCTCGGCGATGGCGAAAAGGGGGAAGAAGGAGTGAAGCGCTTTGTCCGCTTCGGTATGCGAAACGGCATCCCCGTCACCGGCGACTTCAACGGCGACGGCATCACTGACGTCGGCTTCTTCTACGGCGGCGAGTGGTTCATCGATCTCGATGACAACGGCCAATGGGACCAGGGAGACTTGTGGGCCAAGCTGGGGCACGAAGGTGATCTGCCGGTCACCGGCGACTGGGACGGTGACGGCAAGACCGACATCGGCATCTTCGGCCGCGCCTGGCCCGGCGACCCGTCGGCCATCCGCCACGAACCCGGTCTGCCGGCGCCGGAGAACACCAAGCTCGGACCGAAGAAGAACGTGCCGCCGCGCACCGACGAAGCGGCCCTCGGCTTCCGCACACTGAAGCACACCGCGAAGGGGGACTATCGCGCCGACGTCATCGATCACGTGTTCCACTACGGTACGGCGGGCGATATTCCGGTTACCGGCGATTGGCACGGCACCGGCGTACACACGATCGGCCTGTTCTATAAAGGCCGCTGGCTGTTGGACAGCAACGGCGACGGCAAGTGGACCGATACGGACCACGATTTCCGCTACGGCATCGAAGGCGATCAGCCGATCGTCGGCGACTTCAACGGAGACGGCATCGACGAGTTGGGCGTCTACCGTGCCGGCACCTGGTACGTCGACACCAACAACGACCGCGTGCTCGACGCCCGCGACAAGCTGTTCGAACTTGGCGCGCCGGGCGACGTGGCCGTGGTGGGCGACTGGAACGGCGACGGCATCGACGAGCCGGGCGTGTACCACCAATCGGTGGGCACGGCTGCGGCGCCTGCGCCCGCGGCGCCCGCCGCTACGACCACGAAGTAA
- a CDS encoding peptidylprolyl isomerase, whose protein sequence is MSRPAAVAICAIGFLGALSGTPLAHGQDPADPYSPQQQMMMMGQSSAQNPRLNPNMQLMPGPPADVGTPTRPAGWPGGAPVQQAPLPPQNAQLGRPGTAVPGGIPANRAAANGLPSAAANTAPGAIGPGAGAATGPRDPKWTEGERSLEFDDLDLDGARVIARVGTEVIQEAEVKGHVNEIIETYASKIPPQQVEKVRDKLMRERLNHLVEVKLALVDAQRKVPEESYPKIVEGLGDEYEKTEVKRKLKLLNLQTRGALEAKLREHGTSIERDKQAFVEQQLAFGWIQQQTKTKHETTHEDMLAYYLQHIEDFSFPAKARWEELRVRTPNFPNRMAAWQALGEMGNAVLRGANFADVARAHSQGPTAAVGGQYDWTSEGSLASDMLDRAIFTLPVGRMSQILDDGRSPTMSIIRVIERTEAGRQAFTEVQSEIKEKLKIAHTEKDKEKLHEYVAKLRDQIPIWTIYDDEATGDSKAGAASPEQQAGTSPARTNTTMRPRTPPSAKATPPNPYLR, encoded by the coding sequence TTGTCCCGGCCGGCAGCGGTGGCGATCTGCGCGATCGGCTTTCTGGGAGCGCTATCTGGAACGCCTCTCGCGCACGGCCAGGATCCGGCCGATCCGTACTCGCCACAGCAACAAATGATGATGATGGGGCAATCCAGCGCCCAAAACCCGCGATTGAACCCCAACATGCAACTCATGCCGGGCCCGCCGGCGGATGTCGGAACGCCGACGCGGCCGGCCGGATGGCCGGGGGGCGCGCCCGTGCAGCAAGCGCCTCTCCCACCGCAAAACGCACAGCTGGGTCGGCCAGGCACGGCCGTACCTGGCGGCATCCCCGCGAACCGGGCAGCGGCGAACGGGCTCCCCTCGGCGGCCGCCAATACCGCGCCTGGGGCGATCGGCCCCGGGGCCGGCGCAGCCACCGGCCCGCGCGATCCGAAGTGGACCGAAGGGGAGCGATCGCTCGAGTTCGACGATCTCGACCTGGATGGCGCGCGCGTGATCGCCCGCGTCGGCACCGAAGTGATCCAGGAAGCCGAGGTGAAGGGGCACGTCAACGAGATCATCGAGACCTACGCCAGCAAGATTCCGCCGCAGCAAGTGGAAAAAGTTCGCGACAAGCTGATGCGCGAGCGTTTGAATCATCTGGTCGAGGTCAAGCTCGCCCTGGTCGACGCCCAGAGGAAAGTTCCAGAAGAAAGCTATCCAAAAATCGTGGAGGGCCTGGGCGACGAGTATGAAAAGACTGAGGTAAAGCGGAAGCTCAAGCTCCTGAACCTGCAAACGCGCGGCGCCCTGGAGGCGAAATTGCGCGAGCATGGTACTTCCATCGAGCGCGACAAGCAGGCCTTTGTCGAACAACAGTTGGCGTTCGGCTGGATCCAGCAGCAGACGAAGACGAAACACGAGACCACGCACGAAGACATGCTGGCCTACTACCTCCAGCATATCGAAGACTTTTCCTTTCCTGCCAAGGCGCGTTGGGAGGAATTGCGCGTCCGTACGCCGAACTTTCCCAATCGAATGGCGGCCTGGCAAGCGCTCGGCGAGATGGGGAATGCGGTTCTGCGCGGCGCGAATTTCGCCGACGTTGCCCGTGCTCACTCGCAAGGTCCCACGGCTGCGGTCGGCGGGCAGTACGATTGGACGAGCGAAGGGAGCCTGGCGTCGGACATGCTCGATCGGGCGATCTTTACATTGCCGGTCGGACGGATGAGCCAGATTCTGGACGACGGACGCAGCCCCACGATGTCGATCATCCGTGTCATCGAGCGGACCGAGGCGGGCCGGCAGGCGTTCACCGAAGTGCAGAGCGAGATCAAGGAAAAGCTCAAGATCGCGCACACCGAAAAGGACAAGGAAAAGTTGCACGAATACGTGGCGAAGCTGCGCGACCAGATCCCGATCTGGACCATTTACGATGACGAGGCCACGGGCGATTCGAAGGCGGGGGCTGCTTCTCCTGAGCAGCAGGCCGGCACGTCCCCTGCGCGCACCAACACGACCATGCGCCCGCGCACGCCGCCGTCGGCAAAAGCCACCCCGCCGAACCCTTATCTCAGGTAG